Genomic segment of Arachis hypogaea cultivar Tifrunner chromosome 11, arahy.Tifrunner.gnm2.J5K5, whole genome shotgun sequence:
AAGAGTCTACAAGGAATATATTTATTCTGGGATATTCTTTTCCCCCTTCCATCTGTTAGTGTTACGCTGTGTATATTTACCTTATAAGTATATTCTTGTTGATGCAATCTGTTGCTGAAATGCATTTTACAATGCCATGGGTGGCTAAAGAATTATCCTGTTATCAAAAGATAAAATAGTAGTGACATGATGGACCATTTTTCCTGGTCCATTAGAAGGTTCAAAAGATATTTTAAGACACTGATGTCTAGTTTCTCACTGGGCATGAAACTTCCCATTAGAAGTTACAATTACTGTGGTGGAACATGAATACTTAGCaccttttccattttttattaaaaacgaaaaaaaaaaaacccctccTTTCATGGCTAGTTTCCTTCATAGATCACAATAATAATTTGCATTTTCCATAGTGTTCCTTAATCAATTTGTTGATTGCTGAATCTATTATTGTAAAACTCAGCCTTGGCGAGGAGCATGTGGCCTATCAACGTTTAGACTTTCCCATGATAAAAGTGAGTGTTGTTGGTGGACGGCCATTTTCCTGTGGGGGTAAAGCTTTGTTCCCCAAAAAGCTCCTGGCTGCAAGGTGTGTATTGTACCAAAagcaatttgattttcaaaagtCATATGGTCTCTTGTGCCTTGGCAAGTAGTGGATCATGTTATGTGAAAAGTTCTATAATTACTGAAGTCCCCATTATTGCTCAAAATCAACTCATCAAATTTAAGCTTTCTCTTAGATATGGAATTAAAGACATGGATGGAAGTGCTAGGAGAATCCATAAAGCTGCTCATGGCACACCAGAGGATCATTTTCTTATATTACTAGCACATAATGGACCTACAGGTGCAATTGCTTGCCAACTTTGATATAATAATATCAACTCCAAAGGTGCTTGCTAGTTTGGGTATATaaagattgatttttttttttatcttttttgtaggccTTGGTTCTGCTGTGAATGATATATGCGGCAAAGATTGGGAATTTAAGGGTAATGGTGATCATGGTGACCCAGGTAAAAACATAAGTTCGAGCTAGGTTGTAATTAAAGGCATCCCCTATTGTGTGTTTGGGTAGTCAGAATCAAGTTAGCTATCAAGTCTAGATTGTCTTTCGTTTCTATCAAGGCCCTTTCAATTTTGGTGGAACTATGCCTTGATTATTAAAATGCAAACTGCGAATATGATGTAAGAGACACAATGCATGCCACGAGAAATGAGATATTGTTTTGACTTAGTTTATTGTATAACAGATCTAGCACAAGCAATATCCATGATAAAGGAGAACAATCAAGTCTCTATTCCATTGGTTGTGTTTGGCCACATGCACAAAGAGCTGGCATATGGCAAAGGCTTTAGGAAAATGGTTGTAGCCGGCACTGACAACACCATATATTTGAATGGGGCCATAGTTCCTAGAGTCAAAACGTCGCTAGACGAAGTCAAGGGGAACTCGGATGATCAAAGTTCCCTTAACTCACCACCAGAGGCTGGTGGTACAACAAGAGTCTTTACTTTGGTTGTGATTTCAGAAGGAAGAGTTGTGAAGATAATAGAGAGTTGGGTCTCGGTTGTCAAAGACAGGACCACTTTAGAAGAAGAGCATATATTATTCGAAGGGAGTTAGGAACATCATTCCTCATCCTCCACATTTTAGGTCCTTTGCTTAAGTCACATCATATCATACTTGATTCATACACAAACACATGGTATTTAATGTTGACACCACGGTGTAGAATTGACATGTCTTGATAATAATTCTCATCTATATGGTGCTTTATAATTATTATACTTGTATTGGTACCTTTTTATTTATGTGGTAATCCAAATATGCAGGCTCTCTGTCTTTAATGTGTTACTTGCAGATAGAGGATACCCATATGTTTTGGTTAGTGATACAAATTTGGTTAAATTACATGTTGAATGATGTATGTGGGTCTATTGGATTATCCAGGTTGTTCCATATGCCGCCATGGTGCACATTATTTTTTAACCTGGTCCTGTCTCATGTCATGTGATGCCATTTTGTTGGCCAAATTTCACTTTCTTTTGCAACAAGTACTACTGTACATGGATTCTGGGGTTGATGATAGGCCTGGTACTGGAATAGATCATTTTCCAGTTTGCTTTTTTCTCTGGACCCAATGACATTTTCAGTGGCTTTGGCTAAGGGGTTTGGGATCCCATTTGGTCATGAAATGAAATGCTTCCCATGACTTTATTTATTAGGTCCCCAAGGTAAAGGGGTAAAGAGTGCTGTGACGCTGAAGGTTGACCAACCTTTTTATTGATTTGATACTGGGATATttcatctttctcttttatttttctatagaaAAATGTGTTACTCACTTGAAGCTTGAAAGTAATGTCCCATTCTCTAGACTTCTTGAATTAACCATGCAAATTAGTGATTGACACATTTAAACTAATACCATTTACTGCCTTATTTTAATCATTCCTTTCTTTTTGTCAACACTAGCCTGTCATACACAGCAATAGCATAGCATCTCCATTATATTCCATTCTAAAGCATTGTCATTCTGTAAAAGTGTCTACTAGTATTATTTTTGCAGTGTCGTTTCTATCTTGCTTTCTAAGGTCTGGTTTGGTGCACCGAATTCCAAGCAGTCTATGGAACTTTTTTTGACTCGTCTAGTTCCCTTTACAGCATTGTATAACAGGGAGAGGGGGGAAAAAGTGTTAAAAGAAAACTTAAAACACTAATCACTTTCCTTGGTGCAACCATTGACATTGCCAAAAATTTGTTAATGACTTTATTATATAAATTTGGAGCATCATTTTATAATTGTGTAGTGAATGTGACAGCAATTGCCCCCACTCTGCTGGCCTTACTTTACTGTCCAAGTGTCCTTACATCTTTGATAGAGAAGAGGGTGTTGAGCAATTAGCATACTCCAAGTGAAGGACTCTCATTCATTCAAAATATTTGATAGAACATTAACATTATACCTTCATTTATTAGGATTCCTACTTTTCTATGCTCTAGGCCCCTCCTATTAAAGATTAGTCAATTAAATTTCTCAGTCACCTTCCTATCTAGCTTTCCTACCATAAAGCCAACATTTTGGCCTATCTACAATTATATATAACAGTACATTAATAGATATTAACGTGTCtatttatatattcttttattgaagatgtataaaaataatacaaataaaatatttataatccaATTAAGATATCTTCagttttaaaaataacaaaaataatgttttttatgaattatttataataatattttttttaaaaaagttgtacattatttttttttatctccattattatatatatatatacgaccAAGACAAATTGCCGACTAAACTAGATACTTCGATTTGCTTCGTCAGAATTAGTTGATTGCTTCGTTTTCCCTTATCATTGTAGGAAGATTATCCCTTATCCCATTGTCACTATCGAGTGCCATCGAATGTAGGGAATGGCCTATAAAACTATGAGTTTATATATAGAAATCATTAAATGAATTGAGTGGAGATAAAAGGAAGAGAAATGTTGGTCATGCATATATTTGTGACCATTTAAGACTATCAAATATAGTTAGATAATCATTGACAGAAAATCAATCATTTTATCTCAATTATTTTGAGTGTTATGCCATATAAAAAATGACTGTTATATTATCCAACCGAAGGAGTAACTTGCCAATTATGTCAAAGCAAGTTTATTATGAACATTATAGCAGGTTGCCATAAAAGGGATAAGCTTGGTAATTATGTTGAGGATAATAGGGCCATCATAAACAATAATATGATCAAATATCTATTCACAAAGCAGAAAAATCAGCTAATCAAGTACCATTGTTTGGTAAACCATTGAGCTTTCAAATGTTGAGGTTGACAGGGCACTTTTCCACGCTTTGAATGTTTTTACCATTGAAACGTTGTTAAAACTAAAGTATATATTAGCAGCATTTGAAATAATTACTCctctgatctttttttttttacctcttAATGTGAAATTTGGTATATCATTAAATAATGatatattgaattattgatttaatgatgtattattattattattattattattagctctTTCACAGTGTTAACGCaaaaataagagatgattaaattgtatcgttctttattttaaaaaaaggttACTTAGCTTTATGTTGACTAAATTATTTTCAGTCCTCCTTTCGTTAATACATAAATAGCATAATTGAGTGAAGTATACCAAATATAAgtgtaaaacttaaaaaaaatattcataaaatatattaataaattatagaaAGAGTTTTAAGTATACCGAAAATACTGGTATTCCAGTTGTTTcaaccgttgatctgaattataaaaaatatatataatatatattaattaaaatcaacggttaaaacaactggaacacCGGTATTCCCAATATACCTGGTAACTTTCCTAAATTATAATCAATCTTAAAGAAAAACTTAGTACCAGTTTTTAAGAAGTCATCACCCAAACAAGTAGTTATCAATAATAAAAGGTAAAatgttttttatgtttaaaaaaaataattttgttaactTTACCTTTAAAACACCGTTAATAATATTaggggataagtattgttttggtccctaacgttgagggtcagaatcgaaaccgtccccaacgtaattgtcgatttagaatcatccttaacattttttttttgtattaaaatcgttctttttaataaaattttaaatttcattcaTAAACTAcccatattttaataaaaaattataaaatttaaaaaaaataaaaaaaaacgcgTTTTGGGAGAGGGGGAAGAAAGGAAACGCGTTTAGCCGCCGCTCATGCATTCTTCTTACGCCGCCGTGGAATGCGTCGCCGAGAAGGGGAGCCCGACGCAAGGAGGGTGGCGCGCGAAGGAGAGAGAGGAATCTGAGGCTGAGCTGGGTTCCTGCCACCACCAATCTACCCAACCACCGTCGCTCCGTCGCCCACGAGCTGTCGTCggcttctgcatctgcttctttttcttgcttcggcTTCTGCTCCTTGCTTTGCCTctgctttctgtttttgcttgaACTTCTGCTTGagtttctgcttctgcttcttctgCTTTGGcctcttctgcttctgcttcttggTTTTGTGCTTGAGCTTTTGCATCTCTTTTGTGTTGATTTTTTtaggggtgtccgcggatcggatcggatcggatatgaccAAAATTTTgatccgatccgcactaaaatcatcggatcggatcggatccaatatccgcagtttttaaggttggatccgatccgatccgatccgcacatttgcggatcggatcggatcggatatcggatatatccgcaaaagacaaaaatatttttaaaagcttatttttattaaaaaaatatcaataaaatttattttttctattcttttaaatatgtttactcttaaaataatattaaacatacttttcttgaataataaattaaaataatttaacatatatgataattattagttaaaataaaacataaaaagaatattttacttatttatttatttatttttgcggatacgcggatatgcggataccaacacaaaatccgcaatccgatccgatccgatccgaaagccttgcggatcggatccatatccgcaattttcggatcggattcggataaacaccgcggatatgcggatcggatccgatccatggacacccctagATTTTTTCTGCTTTCTGCTTCTGCTTGTGTTGgtattggtgttggtgttggtgctggtaagggtatttttgtccaaaaaaattaaaaggacgattttaatacgagaAAAATGTTAAGATTGATTCTAAATCGACAATTACGTTGGGGACGGTTTCGATTTTGACCCTCAACGTTagagaccaaaacaatacttatccataatattaaagtataaattttatataaaaaagtggTAGAGAAGTATTTTTTGTACTATTATGCAAGAtgacaaaattttcctaaattTATCTAAagacatatttttaaaatatataagaattaaaaatatattattttaatattttttaataaaatattttttgcaatgcttttaaaatatattcttacgAGCATATGTTTAGTAAAATGTATTTTTCATTCACTTATAATTACTTTGATTTGACGAATAAAACATTCAatttaaactcaaaattttaatatgtttCCTATTAAAATAGAATCAACTCCCCtcaaatatgtttaaaaaatagagttaatagtcaaaatcgtccctgaaaaaTACTCTAATCTCTATTTTCGTCttcaaaagataaatttaatcaaaattgtcctcgaaagatttaaaattaatcacgTTA
This window contains:
- the LOC112723403 gene encoding uncharacterized protein isoform X1, which encodes MFGASCHALTISSSSFSLSCRNNSSRSSMAASTVRIAVVGDVHDCWNLEEDSKALEFLQPDLVLFTGDFGDENVEVVQSVANLEFPKAVILGNHDSWFTKQFSGSEKDNVQLQLECLGEEHVAYQRLDFPMIKVSVVGGRPFSCGGKALFPKKLLAARYGIKDMDGSARRIHKAAHGTPEDHFLILLAHNGPTGLGSAVNDICGKDWEFKGNGDHGDPDLAQAISMIKENNQVSIPLVVFGHMHKELAYGKGFRKMVVAGTDNTIYLNGAIVPRVKTSLDEVKGNSDDQSSLNSPPEAGGTTRVFTLVVISEGRVVKIIESWVSVVKDRTTLEEEHILFEGS
- the LOC112723403 gene encoding uncharacterized protein isoform X2 gives rise to the protein MQPLLHHGLIGDFGDENVEVVQSVANLEFPKAVILGNHDSWFTKQFSGSEKDNVQLQLECLGEEHVAYQRLDFPMIKVSVVGGRPFSCGGKALFPKKLLAARYGIKDMDGSARRIHKAAHGTPEDHFLILLAHNGPTGLGSAVNDICGKDWEFKGNGDHGDPDLAQAISMIKENNQVSIPLVVFGHMHKELAYGKGFRKMVVAGTDNTIYLNGAIVPRVKTSLDEVKGNSDDQSSLNSPPEAGGTTRVFTLVVISEGRVVKIIESWVSVVKDRTTLEEEHILFEGS